The window GTGGACTACGAGCTGTTCACCCTGCTGGCTGGCCATGCGGCCACGGCCATTTTCTCGTCGAAGCTCTATTCGGAGTCGGAGCGCAAGCTCAACACGATCCAGGGCTTCATCAACCTCCTCAGCAAGTAGGGAAAGGAACCGGACCGGGAGATGGAGAACTTCAGTGTGCTGGTGGTCGAGGACTCGCCGACCATGCGGCAACTCATCATCTTCGCGCTCAAGCGCATCCGCACCCTCGACATCATCGAGGCCGGTGACGGCGTGGACGCGCTGAAGAAAATGTCCGAGCGGAAGTTCGACCTGGTGCTCACCGACATCAACATGCCCGTCATGGACGGCATCAAGCTCATCACCCTGATCCGCAAGGATGCCACCCACGGCAGCATACCGATCGTCGTGATCTCCACCGAGGGGGCTGCCGAGGACCGCCAGAAGGCGCTCACCCTGGGCGCGAACACCTACATCACCAAGCCGATCCAGGCCGCCCAGGTTCTCAGTACCGTCAAGGAACTGCTGAACATCCAGTAGACACCGGGCAGGCCGCGAAGCCCCGCGCCGTCAGGCCTGCGCCTTCAGTCCGGTTTTCAGTCCGGCCTGCCAGAACAGCCTGTCAGATTGACGGGTCGTTCCCGGCGATCTCCGGCGGCTTTCCGGGCGGCCCCTCGCCGGCCTCGGCCTCCTCGCCCGTGTCCATGAGGTATTTCGCGATCCAGTAGGGATAGATCACCTTCTGGACGAGGAAGATGCCGACGGCGATGTAGCCCGTGGCCCACAGGAGGTCGATCACGTAGTGGTGGTTCAGGTAAACGGCCGCGAACCACATGACCGCCGGATAGAGGAAAAAAAGCGACCGCTGCCAGACCTTCAGTTCCCTGAAGCCCCAGGCGCAGAAGATCGCGCAGGTGAGCGAGTGGCCCCCGTGGAGCGAGGGGACCGCGGCGAACCGGTTGGGGTTCAGCGTCCCCCAGACGAGCCCGAAGAAGTTGATGCCGAGCAGCTTGTCCAGCTTGGCGAGCCCCGCCGCCCCGCCGATGACGTGGTGCTCGATCTCCGGCTGGGCGAAGCCGTACTTGAGGACGTACCAGGGCGGCGCGGCCGGCAGCAGCGCGTAGGTGACAAGGCCCATCAGGTTCAGGATCGCCAGCGTGTAGGTGAAGCGGAAGAACAGCTCCCGGTCCTTGCGCCAGCCCCAGAAGATGAACCCGACGATCCACGGCATGAAGAAGTGGACCGCGTAGGCCGTCCCGGTGAACACGTCGAGCACCTTCACCAGCAGCGTGCCGTCGTTGACGAGCTTCCACGCCTGCATGGCGAAGGGCGGGATGTCCCCCTGGAGGAACCCCTGCCACTGGCTCTGGTGGACGACGAGCCCCAGCTTGCACTCGATCATCGCCTCGGTGCTCTCGCAGCATTGGGGCGCGCTGGCATAGGCGCCGCACAGGTGGTCGTTCACCGGGCTGACCCGCTGGGCCGCCGCGGCGAGCGAGGGGGAGGCGGGGCCGGAAATCCAGCGGGTGATCCAGCCGACGGCCGCCCGCTCCCAGACGACCACTTCCTCGATGTTGATGCGGCGCATCTGGTCGGCGACGCCGCGCAGCATGTCGTAGCCCAGCCAGAACAGGAAATACGGCGTCCAGTCGCGCAGGAACAGCCGGGCCTTCGTCCGGCCGAGGGCCAGCGAGCCCATCATCACGATGGTGAGGATAAAGAGGACATGATCGGGCCGGAAC of the Deltaproteobacteria bacterium genome contains:
- a CDS encoding response regulator, whose translation is MENFSVLVVEDSPTMRQLIIFALKRIRTLDIIEAGDGVDALKKMSERKFDLVLTDINMPVMDGIKLITLIRKDATHGSIPIVVISTEGAAEDRQKALTLGANTYITKPIQAAQVLSTVKELLNIQ
- a CDS encoding phosphatase PAP2 family protein, producing MLHYFRDFKRLTLKQIVLIWIVAIIVLWTGGFVLRAFRPDHVLFILTIVMMGSLALGRTKARLFLRDWTPYFLFWLGYDMLRGVADQMRRINIEEVVVWERAAVGWITRWISGPASPSLAAAAQRVSPVNDHLCGAYASAPQCCESTEAMIECKLGLVVHQSQWQGFLQGDIPPFAMQAWKLVNDGTLLVKVLDVFTGTAYAVHFFMPWIVGFIFWGWRKDRELFFRFTYTLAILNLMGLVTYALLPAAPPWYVLKYGFAQPEIEHHVIGGAAGLAKLDKLLGINFFGLVWGTLNPNRFAAVPSLHGGHSLTCAIFCAWGFRELKVWQRSLFFLYPAVMWFAAVYLNHHYVIDLLWATGYIAVGIFLVQKVIYPYWIAKYLMDTGEEAEAGEGPPGKPPEIAGNDPSI